In the Leptolyngbya sp. FACHB-261 genome, one interval contains:
- a CDS encoding phycobilisome rod-core linker polypeptide: MSLPLLNYKPASRNHRVAGYEVANEETPRTYRKEDVTSATDFDELIWAAYRQIFSEHLILQSSRQTFLESQLRNGAVSVRDFIRGLGKSEVFYQLVVEANNNYRLVDICLKRFLGRDAYNKGEEISWSIYIAENGIGGFVDALVDSEEYEQNFGENTVPYQRRRYGQRPYNLVTPRYGDQWREKLDRERPRTGDVKNFLEMARELKPKGTTFNKVSVQNIQVPSTSRETQAQTGKNINSSFSFPL, from the coding sequence ATGTCCTTACCTCTGCTGAACTACAAGCCTGCCTCCCGAAACCACCGGGTCGCGGGTTATGAAGTTGCCAATGAAGAAACGCCGCGCACTTACCGCAAGGAAGATGTTACTAGCGCCACTGATTTTGACGAGCTGATCTGGGCGGCCTATCGTCAAATTTTCAGTGAGCACTTAATTCTACAAAGCAGCCGGCAAACCTTTTTGGAGTCCCAACTCAGGAATGGCGCAGTCAGTGTGCGTGACTTCATTCGTGGCCTGGGTAAATCAGAAGTGTTTTACCAGTTAGTCGTTGAAGCCAATAATAATTATCGACTGGTTGATATCTGCTTGAAGCGCTTTTTAGGGCGCGATGCTTACAACAAGGGCGAAGAGATTTCCTGGTCAATTTATATCGCCGAAAACGGAATTGGTGGCTTTGTTGACGCCCTAGTCGATAGCGAAGAATACGAGCAGAATTTTGGCGAAAACACTGTTCCCTATCAACGTCGGCGTTATGGTCAGCGTCCCTACAACTTAGTAACGCCTCGCTACGGCGACCAGTGGCGCGAAAAGCTGGATCGGGAGCGCCCCCGCACTGGCGATGTCAAGAACTTTTTGGAAATGGCTCGCGAACTCAAGCCCAAGGGCACAACGTTCAACAAAGTGAGCGTCCAAAACATTCAGGTACCCAGCACGTCTCGGGAAACGCAAGCCCAAACGGGTAAAAACATCAATTCCAGCTTCAGCTTCCCCTTGTAG